TCGTACCAAGCAAGCCATTCAAGCCGCGCGTGATAAAGGCGTGGTCGTGGTGCTTGCATCCGGCCGACCTCTAGAAGGTATGCTGACCTCATTGTCTGAGCTGGAAATGCACAGCGATCAAGATTACGTGTTGAGCTACAACGCGTCATTGGTACAGCGCGTAGCGAGCAAAGAGGTGATTCGCAAACAAATTCTAACCGGATTGGATGCAAAAAATATCGCCAGCCTCGCTCGTGATTTAGGTACATTTGTGCATGCTTTCTCACCTGAGCGCGGTTTGATCACAGAAGCGGATAATCCGTACACCAAGCACGAATCTGATATCAACGGCGTACCAAGCACCGTGATGGATTTCACTGAGCTTTCTGATGATGAAGAGATCATCAAAGTTATGATGGTGGCAGAAGCATCAATCCTAACGGGTGCGATTGAACAACTACCAGCGGAGCTTTACCAGCAATACACCGTAGTGCAAAGCGCGCCATTCTTCCTTGAAATCATGAATGCCAATAGTAACAAAGGCACTGGCGTTGCCATGCTTGCCGAGCATCTAGGTTTTGATGCAAGTGAAGTGATTTGTATGGGTGATGCAGGTAACGATCACCATATGATTAAGTACGCCGGTCTTGGCGTCGCGATGGGTAACGCAACGGATGATATTAAAGCGTTGGCGAATCATATTACCCTTAGCAACGACGAAGATGGTGTAGCGGTAGTGATTGAAGATTTTATTCTTAATGCTTAATTAAGGTTTGTCTTTGTTGAAGAGGTGGCTGTTCACGGTGGTGAATGGCCATTTTTTTATGTTGGACTCAAACTTTGTCATTCTCTCGCTTTCGCGCACAAGACTCAAACTCTGTCATTCCACGCGAAGGCGGGGAATCTGGCTTTTGTTGATTCGGTAACTTAGTGAGTGGGTATGTCCCGCTTAGTAGTCTGCCGCTTTCTTTCACTTGGTGTAAGCGGTCCAGTTACTCTTTGTCTTTCCAAAGAGTAACCAGAAAGGCGCTTTAGTCTGCTGGTGTGGTCCGGTCGGTTTTAGGCGTTCCCGACGCCGAAAACCTAAAAATGCTGTCCTGCATTTTTACCTAGTGTTGTAGTTGTATCGGCTAGGTCATTTTGGGGTGCTAGACTCAAATTTTATTATTCCCGCGTAGGCGCTTTATCCTAGTTATCGACACTTCATCTCCTATTTCCGGCAATTCGTCGCACAGGAATTTTTGACGCCATAACTTCAATTATTATTACCGCATCAAACGACAACGTTAAATGAAAGGGTAATAAAATGAATCAAGCAATGCACACAACCGAGCAGCAGGAACATGTACTGGCTCAAGTAAAGAAAATCAAAGAGTTTTATTCTCACCTAACTCACTACTTGTCGGTAATATGCCTATTGTTTGTTATTAATTTCGTGGCTGGTACAGAGGATCTTTGGGCAATTTATCCCGCTTTAGGCTGGGGGATCTTTATCGTTTCACATGCGATTAAGGCATTTGAGCCGTTTAATTTCTTGGGTTATGACTGGGAGAAAAAGGAAGTGGAGAAGCGGTTAAATAAGTTAAATAACCGTGATGCTTAGCTTGCTGGATAGGTATGTCCCGCTTAGTAGTGTGTCGCTTTCTTTCGCTTGGTGTAAGCGGTCCAGTTACTCTTTGTCTTACCGTGATGATTTGCTACTCATGCGCTTTTGAACGATAGACTCAAACTTTGTCATTCCACGCGAAGGCGGGGAATCTTGGT
The genomic region above belongs to Vibrio ponticus and contains:
- a CDS encoding 2TM domain-containing protein; amino-acid sequence: MNQAMHTTEQQEHVLAQVKKIKEFYSHLTHYLSVICLLFVINFVAGTEDLWAIYPALGWGIFIVSHAIKAFEPFNFLGYDWEKKEVEKRLNKLNNRDA
- the yidA gene encoding sugar-phosphatase, encoding MYKLVALDMDGTLLNSQKAITPRTKQAIQAARDKGVVVVLASGRPLEGMLTSLSELEMHSDQDYVLSYNASLVQRVASKEVIRKQILTGLDAKNIASLARDLGTFVHAFSPERGLITEADNPYTKHESDINGVPSTVMDFTELSDDEEIIKVMMVAEASILTGAIEQLPAELYQQYTVVQSAPFFLEIMNANSNKGTGVAMLAEHLGFDASEVICMGDAGNDHHMIKYAGLGVAMGNATDDIKALANHITLSNDEDGVAVVIEDFILNA